One genomic window of Desulfitobacterium chlororespirans DSM 11544 includes the following:
- the murD gene encoding UDP-N-acetylmuramoyl-L-alanine--D-glutamate ligase: MNLKKKKVLVVGAGRSGLAAVKRLKALGARVILTDQKEPDQLSGILELGLPDGQLVLGHIPQWHEVEAEVIVLSPGVSPKLPFIQEGIAQGALIWSEVELALRDHPAFKIGVTGTNGKTTTTTLIGELAKRTGKSTLVAGNIGVALSDQVENLDEEGIIVAELSSFQLELVDSLCMNVGILLNVTPDHLDRHGTLENYLAAKARIFEKQRPSDCAILNWDDARVRELAPHLKARVVFFSPTSLLAEGYGVQGDEIVLARDGKITPIIKRRELQLRGNHNLENMMAAIAAVRELGLSWEEIAQGLREFKGVEHRQEVVGTYEGILFINDSKGTNPDAAEKALYAFEEPIVLIAGGKNKGLDFHDFMKTVKEQVKSLVLVGSAAAEMEQAAKDAGIRHYLRAETFAEAVELAIAEAEPGDVVLLSPACTSWDMFKSYEERGEFFKELVRRHYREPI; encoded by the coding sequence ATGAATTTAAAGAAAAAAAAGGTACTGGTCGTCGGTGCTGGAAGAAGTGGCTTGGCGGCAGTTAAAAGACTGAAAGCCCTGGGCGCCCGCGTCATCTTAACGGATCAAAAGGAGCCGGATCAACTCAGTGGTATCTTAGAATTGGGCTTGCCGGATGGACAACTTGTGTTGGGCCATATCCCGCAATGGCATGAGGTAGAGGCTGAAGTGATTGTTCTTTCTCCCGGAGTGTCCCCCAAACTCCCCTTTATTCAAGAGGGAATTGCCCAGGGGGCTTTGATTTGGAGTGAGGTTGAGCTTGCCTTGAGAGATCATCCGGCCTTCAAGATTGGTGTGACAGGTACCAATGGGAAAACCACTACCACCACATTGATTGGGGAACTGGCCAAGCGGACCGGAAAATCCACTCTGGTCGCCGGCAATATCGGCGTGGCCTTAAGCGATCAGGTGGAGAACCTGGATGAGGAAGGAATTATCGTCGCCGAGCTTTCCAGTTTTCAGTTGGAATTGGTGGACAGTCTCTGTATGAATGTGGGGATTCTCCTCAATGTGACTCCTGACCATTTGGATCGTCATGGGACCCTGGAGAATTATCTGGCGGCCAAGGCCCGGATCTTTGAGAAGCAAAGGCCGTCGGATTGTGCTATTTTAAACTGGGATGATGCCAGGGTTCGTGAATTGGCTCCTCATCTCAAGGCCCGGGTGGTCTTCTTTAGCCCTACTTCTCTACTGGCAGAGGGATACGGAGTGCAAGGGGATGAGATTGTTCTCGCCAGGGACGGGAAGATCACTCCCATCATCAAGCGCAGGGAACTTCAGCTCAGGGGTAATCATAATTTGGAAAACATGATGGCTGCCATCGCGGCGGTGAGGGAGCTGGGACTTTCCTGGGAGGAGATCGCTCAAGGCCTCCGGGAATTTAAAGGGGTTGAGCACCGTCAGGAAGTGGTAGGGACCTATGAGGGGATCCTTTTTATTAACGATTCCAAAGGGACTAATCCTGATGCGGCAGAAAAAGCCTTATATGCCTTTGAGGAGCCCATCGTGCTTATTGCCGGGGGGAAAAACAAAGGCTTGGATTTCCATGATTTCATGAAAACGGTTAAGGAACAGGTGAAAAGCCTTGTCCTGGTCGGCTCGGCGGCGGCTGAGATGGAGCAGGCGGCCAAAGATGCAGGAATCCGGCATTACCTGCGGGCTGAGACTTTTGCAGAGGCTGTGGAGCTGGCCATTGCCGAAGCAGAGCCCGGGGATGTGGTTTTGCTCTCACCGGCTTGTACAAGTTGGGATATGTTTAAGAGTTATGAAGAAAGAGGGGAATTCTTTAAGGAGTTAGTGCGTAGGCATTATAGGGAACCCATTTAA
- the spoVE gene encoding stage V sporulation protein E — MPRRRRPDLVLLGAILALLTIGIVMVYSSSAVKGYVMYDDPYHFLKMEVMWVVAGLVAMIVAMTLDLDLMRRWAKPALIIAIVLLIMVKIPGIGRRVNGADRWIGLGPLSIQPSEVIKLAMVLVMANILSIDPHKIRSFRHGLLPVLGLLGLVAGLIMLQPDLGTTLVIAGVTFFMLIAAGARASHIIGLGGAGVGLVVAAIIAEPYRMNRIFAFLDPWVDPSGKGYQTIQALLALGPGGLFGLGLGQSKQKFLYLPENHTDFIFAMIGEELGFVGATLVILLFFLFAWRGFRVAMGAPDAFTGFLAVGLTGMVCIQAMINMGVVSGVLPVTGITLPFLSYGGTSLVFTMLGVGVLLNISRESR; from the coding sequence ATGCCAAGACGTCGTCGCCCTGATCTGGTCTTACTTGGAGCAATCCTGGCGCTCCTTACGATAGGAATCGTAATGGTGTACAGTTCCAGCGCTGTGAAAGGATATGTGATGTATGACGATCCCTATCACTTTCTGAAAATGGAGGTGATGTGGGTTGTCGCTGGCTTAGTGGCGATGATTGTGGCCATGACCCTGGATTTGGACCTTATGCGCCGTTGGGCAAAGCCGGCTCTTATTATCGCTATTGTCCTCCTGATCATGGTTAAGATTCCCGGGATCGGGCGCAGGGTTAATGGTGCTGACCGCTGGATCGGTCTGGGTCCTTTATCCATTCAACCTTCTGAAGTGATCAAGTTGGCCATGGTTTTGGTCATGGCCAACATCTTATCCATTGATCCTCATAAGATTAGGTCCTTTCGGCATGGTCTGCTTCCCGTATTGGGGCTTTTGGGTCTTGTTGCGGGCCTGATTATGCTCCAGCCTGATTTGGGAACAACCCTTGTCATCGCCGGAGTGACTTTCTTTATGCTGATTGCCGCAGGTGCCAGAGCCAGCCATATTATCGGCTTAGGAGGCGCCGGTGTGGGTTTGGTGGTGGCCGCCATTATAGCGGAACCCTATCGCATGAACCGGATTTTTGCCTTCCTGGATCCCTGGGTGGATCCTTCAGGAAAGGGATATCAAACGATTCAGGCGTTGCTTGCTCTGGGGCCGGGCGGGCTTTTTGGCTTAGGCCTGGGGCAAAGCAAACAGAAGTTTCTTTATCTCCCGGAGAATCATACGGATTTTATCTTCGCTATGATCGGGGAGGAACTGGGCTTTGTAGGCGCTACCCTCGTCATCCTGCTCTTCTTCCTGTTTGCCTGGCGGGGGTTCCGGGTGGCTATGGGAGCACCGGATGCTTTTACCGGCTTTCTGGCTGTGGGGCTGACAGGGATGGTGTGCATACAGGCGATGATCAATATGGGTGTGGTCAGCGGAGTGCTTCCCGTGACGGGAATCACCCTGCCGTTCCTAAGCTATGGCGGGACGTCCCTGGTGTTTACCATGCTGGGGGTAGGAGTGCTTTTGAATATTTCGCGGGAGTCGCGCTAG
- the murG gene encoding undecaprenyldiphospho-muramoylpentapeptide beta-N-acetylglucosaminyltransferase: MRVIVTGGGTGGHIYPALAIAKGILVHQPDAEILYIGTREGMEARLVPEAGIEFAGVSGQGLPRKLSLETLKVGGKSFKALWETKQILKKFKPDLVVGTGGYVAGPVVLTAALFGFPTLLHEQNALPGITNKILTRFVRKVMVTFPESIAHFGVRRKLVLTGLPVRPEIGNISREKGAGCLGLRPDCLTLLVTGGSRGARSINQAMPTVLKHLAGRKDIQVIWATGKATYQETLESLKAQGIQWQRENWRVLEYLKDMPEAMACADLFVGRAGATTLAEIMVAGKPGILIPYPLAAENHQEFNARALEKDGAACVILDKDLTGENLWALVQGLMEKPEKLRKMAQAAQGLGQPDALNKIVKVCLDTAWK, from the coding sequence ATGCGCGTGATTGTAACAGGTGGAGGAACAGGGGGCCATATCTATCCGGCTCTGGCCATCGCCAAAGGGATTCTCGTCCACCAGCCGGATGCTGAAATTCTTTACATAGGCACTCGGGAAGGGATGGAAGCGCGCCTGGTTCCTGAGGCCGGGATTGAATTTGCAGGAGTTTCCGGGCAGGGGCTGCCCCGCAAACTCAGCCTGGAAACTCTCAAAGTCGGGGGCAAGAGCTTTAAAGCCCTGTGGGAGACCAAACAGATTCTCAAAAAATTTAAACCGGATCTTGTCGTGGGAACGGGAGGATATGTAGCGGGGCCGGTCGTATTGACTGCGGCCTTATTTGGGTTTCCGACCTTGCTCCATGAGCAAAATGCTCTGCCGGGGATTACCAATAAGATTCTCACCCGTTTTGTGCGCAAGGTCATGGTGACCTTCCCGGAGAGCATTGCTCACTTCGGTGTGAGGCGGAAGTTGGTTTTGACAGGTTTGCCTGTACGCCCTGAGATAGGGAATATATCCCGGGAGAAAGGGGCGGGGTGTTTAGGACTGCGCCCTGATTGTCTGACCCTCCTTGTGACAGGGGGAAGCCGGGGTGCCCGCAGTATCAATCAAGCCATGCCCACCGTGCTTAAGCATCTGGCAGGCAGAAAAGATATTCAAGTCATTTGGGCTACCGGTAAAGCGACCTATCAGGAAACTCTGGAGAGTTTAAAGGCACAGGGGATTCAGTGGCAGAGGGAAAACTGGCGGGTCCTTGAATATCTCAAGGATATGCCTGAGGCTATGGCCTGTGCTGATTTATTCGTGGGGCGAGCCGGAGCAACGACCTTAGCCGAGATTATGGTGGCTGGCAAACCGGGGATTCTTATCCCTTATCCTTTGGCAGCTGAAAACCATCAGGAATTCAACGCCAGGGCTCTGGAGAAAGATGGTGCCGCCTGTGTTATTCTGGATAAAGATCTAACCGGTGAAAATCTCTGGGCCTTGGTGCAAGGGCTTATGGAAAAGCCTGAAAAACTGCGCAAGATGGCTCAAGCCGCCCAGGGTCTGGGTCAGCCCGATGCCCTTAATAAGATCGTCAAAGTCTGCCTGGATACGGCCTGGAAATAA
- the murB gene encoding UDP-N-acetylmuramate dehydrogenase, producing the protein MRGRIEHRYPLQKLNTWRIGGLAETVCWPESEEELREIWLKCQEQGIPFRLFGRGSNVLFPDEGLPGVTVISTGLAQSVWDSEWVTVGAGYSLARLSQEAADRGLTGLEFARGIPGTVGGAIVMNAGAHGGSIQDILEEVKILAPEGEVQRLAKEDIQFGYRECSLRDQAIVLEGVFHLKPGDPDVIQATMSENLARRKAAQPLELPNAGSVFRNPPGGSAGGLIEEAGWKGKRLGGAQVSSKHANFIVNQGNATARDVLALIREIQKDVHHQFGVELKTEVRYIPPS; encoded by the coding sequence ATGAGGGGACGGATCGAGCACCGGTACCCTCTGCAGAAATTGAATACCTGGCGTATAGGGGGGCTGGCTGAAACTGTCTGTTGGCCGGAAAGTGAGGAAGAGCTCCGGGAAATTTGGCTTAAGTGTCAGGAGCAGGGCATACCGTTTCGCTTATTTGGCCGGGGCTCCAATGTGCTGTTTCCGGATGAAGGATTACCCGGGGTAACGGTGATCAGCACGGGCTTAGCTCAGTCTGTATGGGATTCTGAATGGGTCACTGTGGGAGCGGGATATTCTTTGGCCCGGCTGTCTCAAGAGGCAGCCGATCGCGGCTTGACGGGATTGGAGTTTGCCCGGGGGATTCCGGGCACAGTGGGTGGAGCGATCGTTATGAATGCGGGAGCCCATGGAGGGAGCATCCAGGATATTCTGGAAGAGGTTAAAATCCTGGCTCCAGAGGGAGAAGTGCAGCGGCTTGCTAAAGAAGACATACAGTTTGGTTATAGGGAGTGTTCCTTACGGGATCAGGCCATTGTCCTGGAGGGAGTTTTTCACCTGAAACCCGGAGATCCGGATGTGATCCAGGCCACCATGAGTGAGAACCTGGCCAGGCGCAAAGCAGCCCAGCCTTTGGAGCTGCCTAATGCAGGAAGTGTGTTCCGCAATCCTCCCGGAGGTTCGGCGGGAGGTTTAATCGAGGAAGCCGGTTGGAAGGGAAAGAGATTAGGCGGAGCTCAAGTATCCTCAAAGCATGCCAATTTTATAGTAAACCAAGGAAATGCCACGGCCCGCGATGTATTAGCCTTGATTAGGGAAATACAAAAGGATGTTCATCATCAGTTCGGTGTTGAGTTAAAGACTGAGGTGCGGTACATCCCACCCAGCTAA
- the murA gene encoding UDP-N-acetylglucosamine 1-carboxyvinyltransferase → MAMDRYVITGKQQLEGRLRNSGAKNSSLPLLAASLLVSGKTTLLDIPHLADISNMIEVLEYLGARVEDQKEALLVDASDLARWEVDEGLMRQMRASNLILGPILARNGRVRISKPGGCAIGSRPMDQHIKGLQELGVKVKEKHGYIEAWADQLQGAKIYLDLPSVGATENLMMAAVLAKGTTTIYNAAREPEIIDLQNFLNKMGAKVRGAGMDVLRIEGVSKLYPVEHTVIPDRIEAGTHMVAAVMTQGDIEISNVIPEHLEPVTAKLLQAGAEIILGDDTIRVKGKKKIKGVDCKTMPHPGFPTDMQPQFMALLSMAEGTSIITETIFENRFQHVDELRRMGAQITVEGRTAIIRGVKSLEGAFVEATDLRAGAALFLAALAAEEATVLEKVGHIDRGYDNLEEKYRSVGARLKRVKS, encoded by the coding sequence ATGGCGATGGATCGCTATGTCATTACCGGAAAACAACAGTTGGAAGGTAGACTGCGTAATAGTGGAGCCAAAAACTCATCCCTACCTTTATTGGCAGCTTCTTTGCTGGTTTCAGGAAAAACCACCCTATTGGATATTCCCCATTTAGCCGATATCAGCAATATGATTGAAGTGCTGGAATATCTCGGTGCTCGTGTGGAAGATCAAAAAGAAGCCTTGCTTGTGGATGCTTCAGACCTGGCCCGCTGGGAAGTGGATGAAGGACTGATGCGTCAAATGCGAGCCTCTAATCTTATCCTTGGTCCCATACTGGCTCGCAACGGGCGGGTGCGCATCTCCAAACCGGGCGGGTGTGCGATTGGTTCGCGGCCCATGGATCAACATATCAAGGGTCTCCAGGAGCTGGGGGTCAAGGTTAAAGAGAAACATGGTTATATCGAGGCTTGGGCGGATCAGCTCCAAGGGGCTAAGATTTATTTGGATCTCCCCAGTGTAGGGGCTACGGAAAACCTTATGATGGCGGCTGTTCTGGCTAAAGGAACCACCACTATCTACAATGCGGCCAGGGAGCCGGAGATTATCGATCTGCAAAATTTCCTGAACAAGATGGGGGCTAAAGTCCGCGGTGCCGGCATGGATGTCCTGCGCATTGAAGGAGTGAGCAAGCTCTACCCTGTGGAGCATACGGTGATACCGGATCGGATCGAGGCGGGGACCCATATGGTGGCCGCTGTTATGACCCAGGGGGATATTGAAATCAGCAATGTGATTCCTGAGCATTTGGAGCCGGTGACGGCCAAACTGCTGCAAGCGGGGGCGGAGATCATCCTCGGGGATGACACGATTCGGGTCAAGGGCAAGAAAAAGATCAAGGGGGTGGATTGCAAAACCATGCCTCATCCCGGTTTTCCAACGGATATGCAGCCTCAATTCATGGCCCTGCTGTCTATGGCTGAGGGGACCAGCATCATTACTGAAACCATCTTCGAAAACCGTTTTCAGCATGTCGATGAACTTCGCCGCATGGGAGCTCAAATTACTGTGGAAGGGCGGACAGCCATTATCCGCGGTGTGAAAAGTCTGGAGGGCGCCTTTGTAGAGGCTACGGATCTGCGGGCGGGAGCCGCACTTTTCCTGGCGGCTTTAGCTGCCGAAGAGGCCACTGTGCTGGAAAAGGTGGGACATATCGATCGCGGCTATGATAATCTGGAGGAAAAATACCGCAGTGTGGGTGCCAGGCTCAAACGGGTCAAATCTTAG